One genomic segment of Methylocystis sp. SC2 includes these proteins:
- a CDS encoding Fic family protein: MTSFKPEVLDSLSLPHEVVSAVREIGEGKGKQDLFKERAPEVLENLRQIAIIESTESSNRLEGITLPRTVLERLVRCDGEPQPTNRSEGEVAGYRYVLGLIHERHGFMDFTTSLVLQLHRDLFKFTGGGNTGDWKKTDNVISERRPDGATFLRFTPTPAWKTPEAMAGLHRDFASAADTNVDPLILIALYILDFLCIHPFSDGNGRMVRLLTVLLLYREDYEVARYVSLERLIERTKASYYETLYSASQGWHESRHDPSPWVAYFLSVIRAAYEEFARNVGDLKDGRGVKTQLVLQAIAQMVGDFSISELHERCPSVGWDMVRHVLRNERDSGRLQSIGKGRGARWRKIINEVANQKTG, encoded by the coding sequence ATGACGAGTTTCAAGCCAGAAGTCCTCGATTCACTTTCGCTGCCGCACGAAGTCGTGAGCGCCGTCCGTGAGATTGGCGAAGGAAAGGGCAAGCAAGATCTATTCAAAGAGCGAGCGCCGGAAGTTCTCGAAAATCTCAGGCAGATCGCAATTATTGAAAGCACAGAATCGTCGAATCGGTTGGAAGGTATTACTCTGCCACGCACTGTCCTCGAACGACTGGTGCGATGCGACGGCGAACCGCAACCGACGAATAGGTCGGAGGGCGAGGTGGCGGGGTACCGCTATGTTCTAGGCCTGATCCATGAGCGGCACGGCTTCATGGATTTTACGACGAGCCTTGTCCTTCAACTTCACCGCGATTTATTTAAGTTCACAGGCGGCGGCAATACTGGCGATTGGAAAAAGACGGACAATGTCATTAGTGAGCGGCGACCAGATGGCGCGACTTTTTTGAGATTTACGCCTACGCCGGCTTGGAAGACGCCTGAAGCGATGGCGGGGCTTCATCGGGATTTTGCATCGGCTGCGGACACAAATGTCGACCCCCTAATTCTGATTGCGCTATACATCCTTGATTTTCTTTGCATACACCCTTTTTCTGACGGAAACGGGCGTATGGTGCGGTTGCTTACGGTTTTGCTGCTGTATCGCGAAGACTATGAGGTTGCTCGCTACGTTTCCCTCGAACGCCTAATAGAACGGACAAAAGCAAGCTACTATGAAACGCTGTACTCAGCGTCGCAGGGCTGGCACGAAAGTCGACATGATCCGAGTCCCTGGGTCGCCTATTTTTTGAGTGTCATTCGCGCTGCATACGAAGAGTTCGCCCGCAATGTCGGCGATCTGAAGGACGGCAGAGGGGTCAAGACTCAGCTCGTGCTGCAAGCGATTGCTCAGATGGTCGGAGATTTCTCGATTTCCGAACTACACGAGCGTTGCCCGAGCGTCGGCTGGGACATGGTTCGACATGTTCTGCGCAATGAGCGCGATTCTGGGCGCCTTCAATCCATCGGCAAAGGGCGCGGCGCAAGGTGGCGCAAAATTATTAATGAGGTAGCAAATCAAAAAACAGGGTAA